One window of the Candidatus Jettenia sp. genome contains the following:
- the hpt gene encoding hypoxanthine phosphoribosyltransferase, protein MEKDIARVIIREEQIRNKLHELSKTLIHDYQGKEWTIIAILNGSLVFLADLIRLIPFPIRLDTIDAATYGEYTFPKGETKVVHQFKIDIEDKHVLVIDDIIDTGSTLKRVLDDIKGYHPKTLKSCVLLNRLSRRRHHIHPEYCCFDIGNDFVVGYGLDYNNKYRNLPFIGVLKDECYRR, encoded by the coding sequence ATGGAGAAGGATATTGCAAGGGTAATAATCAGAGAAGAGCAGATTCGAAATAAACTTCACGAATTATCAAAGACGCTAATTCATGATTATCAGGGTAAAGAGTGGACGATCATTGCAATCCTCAATGGAAGTCTTGTATTTCTTGCTGATTTAATTCGGTTAATTCCCTTTCCTATCAGATTAGATACTATTGATGCCGCTACGTATGGTGAATATACTTTTCCCAAAGGAGAGACAAAGGTCGTACATCAATTTAAAATTGATATAGAAGATAAACATGTATTGGTGATTGATGATATTATTGATACGGGTAGCACCCTGAAGAGGGTTCTTGATGATATTAAGGGTTATCATCCCAAAACCCTCAAGAGTTGTGTTCTCTTAAATCGGTTGAGCAGGCGGCGGCACCACATTCATCCAGAGTACTGTTGTTTTGATATTGGGAATGATTTTGTTGTCGGATATGGATTAGATTATAATAATAAATATCGGAATCTTCCCTTTATTGGTGTTCTCAAAGATGAATGTTACCGGCGCTAA
- the otsB gene encoding trehalose-phosphatase produces the protein MRYLFDNIQTIHELLHSKKRILLLSDYDGTLTPIQKHPDLAILSEKVRELLIKFSSHKAFRLGIVTGRSLQQIKKLINIQKALYVANYGIEIEGPNICLISPEAKKARYILWSIYLQLLKSLRHIEGVYIEDKGLSISLHYRLVKTTHDMEYITKTFHTITKPFLDKEMLYLSTGKMVYEIRPPVKWNKATRITWLLAHYFPPEFSNDALVIYLGDDSADKEVFTTLNGKGLKIFVGEPSNTSSADYFVHSPEEVVAFLEYLYEQKSQTPL, from the coding sequence ATGAGATATCTGTTCGATAATATTCAAACAATTCATGAACTTCTTCATAGCAAGAAAAGGATACTTCTTTTATCCGATTATGACGGCACCTTAACGCCGATTCAGAAGCATCCGGATCTCGCTATACTTTCAGAAAAAGTTCGGGAACTTCTCATAAAATTTTCTTCTCACAAAGCATTTCGTTTAGGCATAGTTACAGGACGTTCTTTACAGCAAATAAAAAAATTAATTAATATACAAAAAGCACTGTATGTTGCAAACTATGGTATAGAAATAGAAGGACCTAATATATGTCTCATTAGTCCAGAAGCTAAAAAGGCACGCTATATCCTTTGGAGCATCTACCTACAACTCTTGAAATCTCTAAGACACATTGAAGGAGTATATATAGAAGATAAAGGTCTTTCCATCAGTTTGCATTACCGTTTAGTAAAAACAACCCATGATATGGAATATATCACAAAAACCTTTCATACTATTACAAAACCTTTTTTAGACAAGGAAATGCTTTATCTAAGCACAGGAAAGATGGTTTATGAAATACGGCCTCCCGTGAAGTGGAACAAGGCAACAAGAATTACATGGCTGCTGGCTCATTATTTTCCCCCAGAATTCAGTAACGATGCACTTGTTATATATTTAGGGGATGATAGCGCAGATAAAGAGGTATTTACTACACTAAACGGAAAAGGATTAAAGATTTTTGTAGGAGAGCCGTCAAATACATCTTCGGCAGATTACTTTGTTCATTCCCCTGAAGAGGTAGTTGCTTTTTTAGAGTATCTCTATGAACAGAAATCACAAACTCCTTTATGA
- a CDS encoding ABC transporter ATP-binding protein, with translation MKIKLQDVIKLYNNHYAAVNKLNLDISSGEFLVVLGPSGSGKSTTLNMLAGLEIPTSGHIFFNERIVNNVPPRKRDIALVFQNYALYPHMKSYDNIAFPLRMRKEKDLHQRVMKTAEMLGLSALLHKYPKELSGGERQRIALARALVRNPQVFLMDEPLSNLDARLRLSARGELKKLQKQRNVTTIYVTHDQTEALTLGDRIVIMDKGNLQQIGAPDEIYQKPHNTFVASFIGTPPMNMVQVQKYTTHSFILENTTIEFPTPLPDQTNLILGIRPENLTIVPADAQFIMPCTVEHIEYLGNESIGHIKINPTTIWYAKNMREGIKIGDKAGLKFSPDDAHWFDSVTRKRIA, from the coding sequence ATGAAAATAAAATTACAAGATGTTATAAAACTCTACAACAACCATTACGCTGCCGTGAACAAGCTGAATTTAGATATATCCAGTGGTGAATTTCTTGTTGTGCTCGGTCCTAGCGGAAGCGGAAAATCCACAACCTTGAATATGCTTGCTGGTTTAGAAATACCTACCTCCGGACATATATTCTTTAATGAACGTATCGTGAATAATGTCCCGCCAAGAAAAAGAGATATCGCTTTGGTCTTCCAGAATTATGCCCTATACCCCCACATGAAGAGTTATGATAATATTGCCTTCCCTCTGAGAATGCGAAAAGAAAAGGATTTACACCAGCGGGTTATGAAAACCGCTGAAATGCTGGGATTAAGTGCCTTACTGCATAAGTACCCAAAAGAACTCTCTGGTGGAGAAAGGCAACGGATAGCATTGGCACGGGCACTTGTGAGAAATCCACAAGTCTTTCTCATGGATGAGCCACTCAGTAATTTAGACGCACGGCTTCGGCTCTCAGCGCGAGGAGAGTTAAAGAAATTACAAAAACAGCGTAATGTCACTACAATATATGTCACTCATGACCAAACAGAAGCGCTTACTCTGGGAGATCGCATCGTAATCATGGATAAAGGCAACTTACAACAGATAGGCGCACCGGATGAAATATATCAGAAACCGCACAATACCTTTGTTGCCAGTTTCATTGGGACTCCTCCCATGAACATGGTACAGGTGCAGAAATATACCACCCATTCTTTTATCCTTGAAAATACTACGATTGAATTTCCCACCCCGTTACCTGATCAAACAAATCTTATTCTCGGCATAAGGCCTGAAAATCTGACGATAGTACCAGCAGATGCACAATTCATTATGCCATGCACCGTGGAACATATAGAATATCTCGGTAATGAATCAATAGGACATATTAAAATCAATCCCACGACAATATGGTATGCAAAGAATATGAGAGAAGGAATAAAGATAGGTGATAAAGCTGGTTTAAAATTCTCACCAGATGATGCCCACTGGTTTGATTCTGTAACCAGAAAAAGGATAGCATAA
- a CDS encoding Reeler domain-containing protein has translation MRNSYLSFLIKNKGRDSERFTKRIFKKIYSIILCIFALSMFCNSLYAHSDGSPLACLGAGIDKFNWRMYPPRSTFTCGVLGCHSQYSIGSGQGKFMLFVLDKCEPGEIVDILVSFKQTDTDFHGFQIAAQDRYYNRLVGSFINVGDDEDTQVEAEGLFATHTKKGTQQKFWHVKWQAPPADFWIANPVRFYAMGIEADNDGTAMGDYIYKATRLIIVEQKKEQKKQVRALMKE, from the coding sequence ATGAGAAATAGTTATCTGTCTTTTTTGATCAAAAATAAAGGTAGGGATAGTGAGAGATTTACAAAAAGGATATTCAAGAAGATTTATTCTATAATTCTGTGTATATTTGCATTGAGTATGTTTTGTAATTCGCTCTATGCACACTCTGATGGTTCGCCTTTGGCTTGCCTTGGTGCCGGGATTGACAAATTCAATTGGCGAATGTATCCCCCAAGAAGTACATTTACTTGCGGTGTTTTAGGATGTCATTCTCAATATTCAATTGGTTCCGGTCAAGGTAAATTTATGTTATTTGTGCTGGATAAATGTGAGCCAGGTGAAATTGTTGATATTTTAGTCTCTTTTAAACAAACAGATACGGATTTTCATGGATTTCAAATTGCTGCACAGGATAGATATTATAATCGATTAGTAGGTTCCTTCATTAATGTAGGCGACGATGAAGATACACAGGTAGAAGCAGAAGGGCTTTTTGCAACTCATACAAAGAAAGGAACGCAACAAAAATTTTGGCATGTAAAATGGCAAGCACCTCCTGCTGATTTTTGGATCGCCAACCCCGTAAGGTTTTATGCGATGGGAATTGAGGCTGACAATGATGGTACTGCTATGGGTGATTATATTTACAAGGCAACAAGGCTTATTATTGTAGAACAAAAGAAAGAACAAAAAAAACAGGTTCGGGCATTAATGAAGGAATAA
- a CDS encoding HAD-IC family P-type ATPase has product MNWYQLPVKEIVKKLGTSDEGLPDKEAKERLQQYGPNRLAEEKKISKIKILLHQFTSPLIYILFVAAFVTFFLKEFIDTSVIMVAVFLNAIIGYIQEFKAEQSVRALKKMLIPKAKVLRDEQEKEINSEELVPGDIVLLASGGKVPADLRLFKTLELKIDESMLTGESIPGEKTTTPIQKNNLTPGDQKNMAFTGTIVVSGRGRGIVTETGNKTVLGQIAKDVRETVKIKTPLQNKLERFAKIIGVVIVGLSGILFGIGLMHGSNISEMFMVAVATAVSAIPEGLPVAVTITMAIGVSRMARRNAIIRKLPAVETLGSTTVICSDKTGTLTKNEMTVKLIYNENHIYEVTGTGYDPKGEILRDEMPVPHKDKEDILLVLRIGLLCNESHIYLEDSQYKIEGDPTEGALIVSAIKGDLNPEEERGNYPQIAIIPFESERGYMATLNKHRNKKCIFVKGAPEKIVDMCTKFKTNSSSPKKEILQAANAFAKKGLRVLAFAYKETPNNKEELTHQDIESGLTFAGLQAMIDPPRQEVIEAIEGCKQAGIRTIMITGDHAITAVSIAKELGLGGQDEKVCTGKELETMSDEELFHTVKNVSVFARVSPQHKLRITNQLLKHGEVVAMTGDGVNDAPALKAAHIGIAMGRTGTDVAKEASDAVLTDDNFASIFAAVEEGRVVYDNIKKVTLFLISCGFGELIAIITTVAMGFPIPYIAVQILWLNLVTNGLQDIALAFEPGEKGVLQKPPRHPKERILTSIMIQRTVLMGLVIAAGTVTLYLYHLNKGASLEQARTVALTTMVIFQSYQAFNCRSESQSIFRKNPLSNPFLFFSMIAALFAHLSVLYVPALQWVFRTVPLTREEWIDIGVITVAIVIAVEIDKLIRRKRKTRATITGFKTGKILASVKILLISVCIFLGLWTAYTFFRPKREDEVVFSIGCGAEEIGIIRRLIDTFEKENPAIHVKLNILPAPTDQQHHYYLTTFGVKSEDIDVMRIDTIWIAEFASARWLEPLETYINPGYKASFIPIIDAINIYQDRLYAIPWNADIGLFYYRNDLLKKYQASPPQTWEELIETGTKISSMEPVYGYLWQGKQYEGLVCNFIEFIGSNNGEILDAQGRVVVNSIQNHTALNLMHDLLWKYQISPPNTYSELMEEPTRHLFQQGRGLFLRNWTYVWNLFQADQFMRNKVGVSHLPKFSGGRPAPVYGGWHLAINANSKRKKQAWQLVKFLSSHRVQRELSKRLSWAPTRTSLYKDPRLLRRLPFLSIVHASFPNVQIRPNLPYYQWVSDIIQKHVNRVLSNQESSKQALQSIQTELERVRNEFTKD; this is encoded by the coding sequence ATGAACTGGTATCAGCTTCCTGTAAAAGAAATAGTGAAAAAACTTGGAACATCCGATGAGGGATTGCCTGATAAGGAAGCCAAAGAACGCCTTCAGCAATATGGTCCAAATAGACTTGCAGAAGAGAAAAAGATAAGCAAAATAAAGATACTCCTTCACCAGTTTACCAGTCCCCTCATTTATATCCTTTTCGTAGCAGCATTCGTTACCTTTTTTCTGAAAGAATTTATTGATACCAGTGTAATTATGGTAGCCGTATTCCTTAATGCAATTATTGGTTATATCCAGGAATTTAAGGCAGAACAGAGTGTCAGGGCACTCAAAAAGATGCTGATACCGAAGGCAAAGGTTTTACGGGATGAACAAGAAAAAGAAATAAACAGCGAAGAGCTTGTACCAGGTGACATCGTTCTTCTTGCATCAGGCGGTAAGGTACCGGCAGATCTAAGACTTTTTAAGACTCTTGAGTTAAAAATTGATGAATCCATGCTCACTGGTGAATCAATCCCTGGAGAAAAAACTACAACACCAATACAAAAGAATAATCTGACGCCCGGAGACCAGAAGAATATGGCCTTCACAGGAACAATTGTTGTAAGTGGAAGAGGGAGAGGCATTGTTACCGAAACGGGAAATAAAACGGTTCTTGGTCAAATTGCAAAGGACGTTAGAGAAACGGTTAAAATAAAAACACCTCTTCAGAATAAACTGGAGCGGTTTGCAAAAATTATAGGAGTTGTTATTGTTGGACTTTCTGGCATTCTCTTTGGTATAGGCTTAATGCACGGATCAAACATTTCTGAAATGTTTATGGTTGCTGTTGCCACCGCCGTATCAGCAATACCTGAAGGTCTTCCTGTTGCAGTAACCATTACCATGGCAATCGGTGTATCAAGAATGGCAAGGAGAAATGCTATTATAAGAAAATTACCCGCAGTGGAAACCCTGGGAAGTACTACCGTCATATGCTCTGACAAGACAGGAACACTAACGAAGAATGAAATGACCGTGAAACTCATTTATAATGAAAATCATATCTATGAAGTAACCGGAACAGGATATGATCCAAAGGGTGAGATTCTTCGTGATGAGATGCCTGTTCCACACAAAGATAAGGAAGATATCCTGCTTGTTTTACGAATAGGATTACTTTGTAATGAATCTCATATTTATCTTGAAGATAGCCAATACAAAATTGAGGGAGATCCTACAGAAGGAGCGCTTATTGTATCAGCAATAAAAGGAGATCTTAACCCTGAAGAAGAGAGGGGAAATTATCCACAAATTGCGATTATACCTTTTGAATCGGAACGCGGTTATATGGCTACCCTTAATAAGCACCGAAACAAAAAATGTATTTTTGTAAAGGGCGCCCCGGAAAAGATAGTAGACATGTGTACCAAATTTAAGACAAATAGCAGTTCTCCCAAAAAAGAGATCCTTCAGGCTGCAAATGCTTTTGCAAAAAAAGGTTTACGAGTGCTTGCATTTGCTTATAAAGAAACGCCGAACAACAAGGAAGAACTTACTCACCAGGATATAGAATCAGGATTAACCTTTGCAGGTCTTCAGGCTATGATAGATCCACCAAGACAAGAAGTAATAGAAGCAATAGAGGGGTGTAAACAAGCAGGCATCAGAACCATAATGATAACCGGTGACCATGCAATCACTGCAGTATCTATCGCAAAAGAGCTTGGATTGGGTGGACAGGATGAGAAGGTTTGCACAGGAAAAGAACTTGAAACGATGAGTGATGAAGAACTTTTTCATACGGTAAAAAACGTATCGGTATTTGCAAGGGTATCACCTCAACATAAGTTAAGAATAACGAATCAATTATTAAAACATGGTGAGGTAGTCGCAATGACAGGAGACGGAGTTAATGATGCACCTGCCCTCAAGGCTGCTCATATTGGTATTGCCATGGGCAGGACAGGAACTGATGTTGCGAAAGAGGCCTCCGATGCTGTCCTTACCGATGATAATTTTGCAAGCATTTTTGCAGCGGTTGAAGAGGGAAGGGTAGTGTATGATAATATCAAGAAGGTCACCCTCTTTCTGATATCATGCGGTTTTGGAGAACTGATTGCCATTATCACCACCGTTGCAATGGGTTTCCCTATACCCTATATAGCGGTACAGATACTCTGGTTGAACCTCGTAACAAACGGGCTTCAAGATATCGCTCTTGCCTTTGAACCAGGAGAAAAAGGAGTCTTACAGAAACCACCAAGGCATCCGAAAGAACGTATTCTTACCAGTATTATGATTCAAAGGACTGTTCTCATGGGACTTGTTATAGCAGCAGGAACGGTCACTCTCTACCTATACCATCTCAATAAAGGAGCATCATTAGAACAGGCTCGTACCGTAGCCCTTACAACCATGGTCATTTTCCAATCCTACCAGGCATTTAACTGCCGTTCTGAATCACAATCCATTTTCAGGAAGAATCCTCTGAGTAACCCATTTTTATTCTTCAGCATGATTGCTGCCCTCTTTGCCCATCTTTCAGTGTTGTATGTACCGGCTCTTCAATGGGTTTTTAGAACAGTTCCTCTTACCAGGGAAGAATGGATCGATATCGGAGTGATAACCGTAGCAATTGTTATTGCCGTTGAGATCGATAAATTGATAAGAAGAAAAAGGAAAACAAGAGCAACGATTACAGGATTTAAAACGGGAAAAATACTTGCATCAGTCAAAATACTTTTGATATCTGTTTGTATTTTCCTTGGATTATGGACTGCCTATACATTCTTCAGGCCCAAAAGAGAAGATGAAGTTGTTTTTAGTATTGGGTGTGGCGCCGAAGAAATCGGAATAATAAGGAGACTCATAGATACATTTGAAAAGGAAAATCCTGCGATACATGTTAAATTAAACATCCTTCCTGCGCCTACGGATCAGCAGCACCATTACTATCTTACTACCTTTGGGGTAAAGTCTGAAGATATTGATGTGATGAGAATTGATACTATCTGGATTGCAGAATTTGCGTCAGCAAGATGGCTAGAGCCATTAGAAACATATATCAATCCTGGATATAAAGCATCATTTATTCCCATAATTGATGCGATAAACATATACCAGGATCGTTTATACGCCATTCCCTGGAATGCCGATATTGGACTTTTCTATTATCGAAACGATTTATTAAAAAAATACCAGGCATCTCCGCCGCAAACGTGGGAAGAGCTTATTGAAACAGGCACAAAAATTTCCTCCATGGAACCTGTATATGGATACCTCTGGCAAGGAAAACAGTATGAAGGATTGGTCTGTAATTTTATTGAATTCATTGGCAGCAACAATGGAGAAATACTTGATGCACAGGGAAGAGTAGTTGTTAATTCGATACAAAATCACACAGCTCTCAATCTCATGCATGATTTACTATGGAAGTATCAGATATCACCGCCAAATACCTACAGCGAACTTATGGAAGAGCCCACTCGTCATCTATTTCAACAGGGTAGAGGTCTTTTTTTAAGAAATTGGACTTATGTATGGAATCTTTTTCAGGCAGACCAGTTTATGAGGAATAAAGTAGGAGTATCTCACTTGCCTAAATTCTCCGGTGGACGCCCAGCTCCTGTATACGGAGGATGGCATCTCGCTATAAATGCTAACTCAAAAAGGAAGAAGCAGGCATGGCAACTCGTTAAATTCTTAAGCTCACACAGGGTGCAAAGAGAACTATCCAAGAGACTATCCTGGGCGCCGACACGTACCTCACTATATAAAGACCCGAGACTGCTCCGAAGATTGCCATTTCTTTCAATCGTGCATGCATCCTTTCCAAACGTTCAAATACGGCCCAACCTTCCTTATTATCAGTGGGTGAGCGACATCATACAAAAACACGTTAACAGGGTATTATCGAATCAGGAGAGCAGCAAACAAGCGTTACAATCTATTCAAACAGAACTCGAACGGGTGAGAAATGAATTTACCAAAGACTAA
- a CDS encoding trypsin-like peptidase domain-containing protein, whose product MKAIFVHLSGSRRGNTEVFVSGKISIGTDTSNDLCFNSEMDKNTSDHHAEIQLKGCDYVLHDKGSSKGTLVNNRLVSEIVLKDGDLIEFGSGGPRIRFRIKPDDADVCKPWMEMLEDSLGIARTSPKGRLTTATVFFRQLLREAFTQSSRLFKVSAFIILFLVSGIVITFFSLQYVRLSKTAEKVRLFEIEKSVAENIIKKYSNSVCFIQGTFYFFDEETGETLMMMGRGPRGINEYTGSGFLVSADGLILTNRHIAEPWWGMEVSPYIHMGPTIKPKLEEFRAFFPGIKEPFSLKIEKISEEVDVALLRIDLRGSRMPILELDTTGSGAVVGEPIVLLGYPAGVNAIFAKADPETVKQLFNLPFIPLVQELSNWGLIRPLSTQGHLSDIMRNRIVYDAQTTAGGSGGPIFNNKGKVIGISYGIFPGFRGSSFGVPISYGIELIKSITSTSLSKKD is encoded by the coding sequence TTGAAAGCCATTTTCGTTCATTTGTCAGGTAGCCGCCGTGGAAATACAGAAGTTTTTGTTTCTGGAAAGATATCTATTGGCACAGACACTTCAAATGATCTTTGTTTTAATTCAGAAATGGATAAGAATACATCAGACCATCATGCTGAGATACAATTAAAAGGTTGTGATTATGTGTTACATGATAAAGGGAGTTCAAAAGGCACCTTAGTAAACAATAGGCTGGTTAGTGAAATTGTGTTGAAAGATGGTGATTTGATAGAGTTTGGTTCTGGCGGCCCCAGGATTCGATTCCGTATTAAGCCAGATGATGCTGATGTATGTAAACCATGGATGGAGATGCTGGAGGATTCTTTAGGTATAGCTCGCACATCTCCCAAGGGAAGACTTACTACTGCAACTGTATTTTTTAGGCAGCTTTTAAGGGAGGCGTTTACTCAATCCTCTCGGCTTTTCAAGGTAAGTGCTTTCATTATTCTCTTTCTCGTCTCTGGCATCGTAATAACGTTTTTTTCCTTGCAATATGTAAGACTCTCAAAGACAGCAGAAAAGGTGCGGCTCTTTGAGATTGAAAAATCGGTTGCTGAAAATATCATCAAAAAATACAGTAATAGCGTTTGCTTTATCCAGGGAACTTTTTATTTTTTTGATGAAGAGACGGGTGAGACACTTATGATGATGGGGAGAGGGCCACGGGGTATTAATGAATATACAGGCAGCGGATTTTTAGTCAGTGCAGATGGTCTGATTCTAACAAACCGCCATATTGCTGAACCGTGGTGGGGGATGGAAGTGTCTCCTTACATCCATATGGGGCCTACGATTAAACCTAAACTTGAAGAATTCAGGGCATTTTTCCCTGGTATTAAAGAGCCTTTTTCTTTAAAAATTGAAAAGATTTCTGAAGAGGTAGATGTTGCACTCCTTCGTATAGATCTTCGTGGTTCTCGTATGCCTATTTTAGAATTAGATACTACGGGGAGTGGCGCAGTGGTCGGTGAGCCTATTGTATTACTGGGATATCCGGCAGGAGTTAATGCTATTTTTGCAAAGGCAGATCCTGAAACTGTTAAGCAGCTTTTTAACTTGCCGTTTATTCCCCTGGTACAGGAACTCTCAAATTGGGGTTTGATACGGCCACTTTCAACACAGGGTCATTTAAGTGATATCATGAGAAACAGGATTGTTTATGATGCGCAAACAACTGCAGGTGGTAGTGGAGGGCCTATCTTTAATAATAAAGGGAAGGTTATTGGGATTAGTTACGGAATTTTTCCAGGATTTCGAGGATCGAGTTTTGGTGTTCCGATCAGCTACGGTATAGAACTGATTAAATCAATTACATCAACATCATTAAGTAAGAAGGATTAA
- a CDS encoding trehalose-6-phosphate synthase, translating into MISTRESLKELISSKLKDYKLIVVSNREPYIHNYVGDEIHYIIPASGMVTALDPIIRAEGGTWVAYGSGDADKEVVDKNDRIAVPPDHPQYTLRRVWLTREEEERFYYGFSNEALWPLCHIVYVKPKFNEADWLAYKSVNQKFAKVILEEAGNEKAFVFIQDYHFTLLPKMLKESRPDLLVAQFWHIPWPNREAFRICPWGQEILEGLLGNDLLGFHIQYHCNNFLDTVDRNLESKIDYGIFAATKGGKTTHIRPFPISIDFDELNMQAQGKEVESEMVRIRKELGLKGQIIGIGLDRVDYTKGISERFMAIDRFLEKYPEYRNKFTFVQAGTLSRIHIADYRDYNDTIYDLMNEINHKYHSGRWTPIRLVKSHFNRVSIQALYRLSDLCIVSSLHDGMNLVAKEFVASRPDELGVLLLSRFTGAASELTGCIQINPYAIDTFAEAIKVAIEMPEEEKRKRMQRMRKYVSEHNVYHWSQNIVNELTKLHQ; encoded by the coding sequence ATGATATCGACCCGAGAGTCATTAAAAGAGCTGATTTCGAGCAAACTGAAAGATTACAAGCTTATTGTGGTATCGAATCGTGAACCTTACATTCACAATTATGTTGGTGATGAGATTCATTATATTATTCCTGCAAGTGGAATGGTTACGGCTCTGGACCCTATTATTCGTGCAGAAGGAGGAACATGGGTTGCCTATGGAAGTGGAGATGCCGATAAGGAGGTTGTCGACAAGAACGACCGCATTGCAGTACCACCAGATCATCCACAATATACCCTTCGAAGGGTTTGGCTTACCCGTGAGGAGGAAGAACGGTTTTATTACGGGTTCTCCAATGAGGCACTCTGGCCTCTGTGCCATATTGTGTATGTCAAACCAAAATTTAATGAGGCAGACTGGTTAGCCTATAAGTCGGTAAATCAAAAGTTTGCCAAGGTTATTCTGGAAGAGGCAGGAAATGAAAAAGCGTTTGTTTTCATTCAGGACTATCATTTTACCCTGCTTCCGAAGATGCTCAAGGAGAGTAGACCAGACTTGCTTGTTGCACAATTCTGGCATATCCCGTGGCCAAACAGAGAGGCATTTCGCATATGTCCATGGGGTCAAGAAATTCTTGAGGGACTTTTAGGAAATGATCTCTTAGGATTTCATATACAATACCATTGTAATAATTTCCTTGATACGGTAGACCGGAATCTGGAGTCAAAGATAGATTATGGAATATTTGCAGCTACAAAGGGTGGAAAGACAACACATATTCGTCCCTTTCCCATTAGTATTGATTTTGATGAATTAAACATGCAGGCACAGGGAAAAGAGGTTGAGTCTGAGATGGTCCGTATCAGGAAAGAACTGGGTTTAAAGGGACAGATTATTGGGATAGGACTGGATCGAGTAGATTATACCAAGGGTATTTCAGAACGATTTATGGCGATTGACCGATTTCTTGAAAAGTATCCTGAGTACCGAAATAAATTTACATTTGTTCAAGCTGGCACCTTAAGCCGGATTCATATTGCAGACTACCGGGATTACAACGATACGATCTACGATCTGATGAATGAGATTAATCATAAATATCATAGTGGCAGATGGACACCTATACGGCTAGTAAAATCACATTTTAATCGGGTAAGTATCCAGGCGCTGTACCGTTTATCAGACCTCTGTATTGTGAGCTCGTTGCATGATGGTATGAATCTCGTTGCAAAGGAGTTTGTAGCTTCTCGTCCTGATGAGCTTGGAGTGCTTTTACTCAGCAGGTTTACCGGTGCTGCTTCAGAACTTACCGGCTGCATTCAAATTAATCCTTACGCCATAGATACCTTTGCAGAGGCAATAAAGGTTGCCATAGAAATGCCTGAGGAGGAAAAGAGAAAAAGAATGCAGCGAATGAGAAAATACGTATCTGAACATAACGTGTACCACTGGAGTCAAAATATTGTAAACGAATTGACGAAATTACACCAATGA
- a CDS encoding sugar ABC transporter permease, with protein sequence MNLPKTKLAYLFLLPGILLILAFSFIPFVDTIITSFQNAKLILPKERFAGFDNYQNIVIDTRFWYSLFITLFYTFVSICLEAILGLCFALIMNRLSPGSSFLRILILIPWAIPTVVTARIWQWMFDYNLGIMNYLFETLGFHRIHWLGKPFLAFFSIIIADVWKTAPFVAIIVLAGLSAIPQEIYKASAIDGANSWQRFRYITLPLVLPIVGVAIMFRAIDALRIFDLVYVLTGGGPGGSTETLSVYAYKLFFYKGDFGQGSATSVIILLLVAGFGYFYTKKSFEENAINKR encoded by the coding sequence ATGAATTTACCAAAGACTAAGCTTGCTTACCTATTTTTATTGCCTGGAATACTCCTGATACTGGCATTTAGCTTTATTCCATTCGTAGATACTATTATAACTTCCTTCCAAAATGCAAAACTTATTTTGCCAAAAGAGCGATTTGCGGGATTTGATAATTATCAGAATATTGTAATCGATACCCGCTTCTGGTACTCACTCTTTATTACGCTTTTCTATACTTTTGTCTCAATATGCCTGGAAGCTATCCTGGGATTATGTTTTGCTCTTATTATGAATCGTCTATCGCCAGGAAGTAGCTTTTTAAGAATCCTTATCCTTATTCCATGGGCAATTCCAACAGTAGTAACAGCAAGAATATGGCAGTGGATGTTTGATTATAACTTAGGAATTATGAATTACCTTTTTGAAACGCTCGGCTTCCATAGGATTCATTGGCTAGGAAAGCCTTTTTTAGCATTCTTTTCTATCATCATTGCAGATGTTTGGAAGACTGCCCCCTTTGTCGCCATAATCGTTTTAGCAGGTCTCTCAGCCATCCCACAGGAGATATATAAAGCATCTGCTATTGACGGCGCAAATAGCTGGCAGCGGTTCCGTTATATAACATTACCCCTGGTATTACCAATAGTAGGTGTAGCCATTATGTTCAGAGCTATAGATGCCCTGCGAATATTTGATCTCGTTTATGTGCTTACCGGCGGTGGTCCAGGAGGTTCAACGGAAACCTTATCTGTTTATGCATACAAATTATTCTTTTACAAAGGCGACTTTGGACAAGGTTCAGCTACATCAGTAATTATCCTGCTGTTAGTGGCCGGTTTTGGTTATTTCTATACAAAAAAATCATTTGAAGAAAATGCCATAAATAAAAGATAA